The Myxococcales bacterium genome includes the window TGCGAGCGCAGTAAAAAGGTGTTTAGCCCGGCCTCTTGCAGGGCGGCGGCGCGTTGCTTGCGCGTGCTCATGTGGAGCAGCTCGACCATTTTGATCTTGTAAGGTTCGGCCCACGAACGCCGGCTTGGTGGTTGCATGGGGCGCACCATATCGCCCGTGCGAGCGAGGCGCCATGGGGCGATGAGCTTCGCGGAGGCGCATGCTGCGGTGGAGTGTCGCATTTGAACTTGCGCCGACGATCGGTGATCATCGGCGCCATGTACGACGTCGCGATCATCGGCTCGGGATACGGTGGCGCGGTGATAGCGGCGCGCTTGGCGGGGCGCGCGCGGGTGCTCCTTGTGGAACGCGGCCGGCGCTAGCGATCGGGCGAGTTTCCCTCGACGCTCGCGGGGGTGGGGCGTGCGCGGCAGCACGCCGGCAACCCGCTGGGCCTGTGGGGCATGCGCTTTGGCGACGGCGCGGGCAATGCGTTCGCCAGCGGCTATGGCGGCGCGAGCCTGGTGAATTACGGCATCACCAGCGCGCCCGACGACGACGCCTTTGCGCGTTGGCCCGAGCCAGTGGCAACTTGGCGGCCGTATCTGGCGCGCGCCCTTGAGGTCTTGCAACCCGCCGCCAACCCGCGTGGCGGCGAGCTAGCCGACCGCGCGTTTCTCGACCGCGTCGAGCCGGGGCGCCGCGTCGAGCTGCGCAACACCATCGATTGGTCGCACTGCACCTCGTGTGGCCATTGCTGCCCTGGGTGCAACCAAGACGCCAAGCGATCACTCGACAAGACCTATTTGGCGATGGCCGAGGCGGCCGGCGTCGAGCTGGCGTTGCAGCGCACGTGCGTCGAGGTCTTGGCGCATGCCGAGCGTGACGGTCCGTGGCAGCTCACCTTGCAAGACACCGCCACCGGCGCCTATGAGGCCTTGCAGGCGCGTCACGTCGTGCTCGCGGCGGGGACGTTTGGCACCCTGGATTTGCTGCATCGCCTGCGCGGGACCTTGCCGCTGAGCCCGGTGTTTGGCACGCGCATGAGCATGAATGGCGATGGCGTGGCGTTTCTCTACAATACTTCGCTGCGGACGTCGACCGAGCACGGCGCGCCCATCTCGGCCGCGGTGCGGCTGCCATTTGTCGACGCGCAGCAGCAGCGACGCACCCTGACGGTGATGAGTGGGCGCGTGCCGGCGTCGCTCACGCCGTGGCTGGCGCCAACGCTGGCGGCGATGGCGCAGTGGTTGCCAAGTTTGCCGCCGCCATCGCCACACCGACGCGACGAGGCGGCGCCCGTGATCGCGCGCGGCGAGCTGTTGCGTCGGCGCGCGCGCGACTTGCGCGGCGCGTTCGCCGACGGCGCGCTGGCGCATTCCTTTATGTTCAAGCTCGATGCGCAAGACTCGGCACAGGGCCACGCCACCTTTGATCGAGAGGGGCGTGCCGCGCTGTCGTGGCCTGATTACGCGCGCGATCCGATCATGGTCTTTGCGGCGCAGCGGGTTGCACGCTTGGGCGGCAGTTGTCGGCGGGCGCATTATTACCGAAGTCGGCACGTGGCCGCTGATGCCTGGCATGGGTGTCCATCCACTCGGCGGATGTCGCATGGGAAAGTCGCTCGAAGATGGCGTGGTCGATTCGTATGGGCGCGTGTTTCATCCGCGCGGCGGCCACTATCGCGGCCTGCGCATCGTCGACGCCAGCATCGTGCCCGACGCCGTCGGCGTGCCAACCAGCCTGACGATAGCCGCGGTCGCGGAGCGCGCCGCCGAGCAACTGCTACGCGAGCTTGCGGCGTAGCCACGGCGGCAGCCGTGCCTGCCACGCGGGCGCAGGCTCTGGCACCGCGCCGCGCAGCGTGTGCCAGAAGAGGGCGCGCCGCACCCGGCCGTGCTGGAGATCCTGCGCCATGCAGGCATAGGCCTTGCCAGTATAGACGGCATCAAGCGCGATGCCATGCGCAGCCAGCGCGCTGCACGCCGCCAAGGATCCCGGGGTCGGGTGCCCATATCCACGGCCAACAAACCCTCGCCGAATCATCGGCGGCGGTGGACACCACGGCGTCGGCACGAGGCCCCATCGGTGCATGGCGGCAAAGAAGCTGCGATATTGATGTTGTAGCGCGGCCCGGGTCGCCAGCGCGCGCTCGACGACCGCCACCGCATGCACCGGCGTCTGCACGCCGGCGAGAAAGGAGGCCGGCCGCGATGCCAAGCGCGGTACCGCCGGTGCCAAGCGGGACAGATCGCGTCGAGCGGCGCTGACGGCAGCGTCGCCAGCTGCGCTGCCAATTCGAGGCCAGCGAGCACGCAGCCGAGCGTGCCCGCCGCGTCCGAGGCACCGAGGGCGACGACGGGCACGGTGCCGGCATCGGCGCCAGCCGCCGCGCGCAGCAGGTATGGCGCGCGTAAGGCGAGCGTCGCGCGCGTCCGATAAAACGTCGCGGCGTCGGCGAGCGAGACCGTCGCCGCGAGATTTTCGACGATGCCCGGCGAGCGCGGCTCGTCGAACAGGTGGACGTGCAGGCGCTTGCCACAAGCGCGCGCGGCCTGCGCCAAGGCCAGCAGATGCCCCGAGCCAATCGCGCCCGCGCTCTGCCACGCCGCCGCCTGCAAATACCGCGGCTGCGCGAGCAAGAAATCGAGCTTGCGGATCTTGCTGCTGCCGCCCATCGTTGCCAGCTGGTCGTCGCGCTTGATGCCGATCCACGTGGCGCCGAGGCGCGCCGCGACGTCGGGCAGCGGCGTGATGGCGGTCGGCGCGGTGACCCAGCCATGCGACGGCAGCGCGGCGAGGCGCGCGCGCAGGTGCGCGGCAAACAGCTCGGTGCGCGAATGGGGCACGCATCCATGATGCCGCGGAGGTAGCGGTGCGCGCGGACGAACGCGTGCGGCACAACGCCACAGCCAGCCGTGCCGCATTGCACAAGTGGGGCCGGCTGCGCGGCGGCGTGCTGCCGTATCGTGCGCTGACGTATGACCTTTAAGACCATCATCGAGCCGTTTCGCATCAAGTCGGTCGAGCCGATTCGCCTCACCACGCCGGCCGAGCGCGCGACCTGCCTGCGCGCCGCGCACAACAACCCGTTCTTGCTGCCGTCCGACAAGGTGCTAATTGATCTGCTTACCGACTCAGGCACCTCGGCGATGAGCAGCCAGCAGTGGGCGGCGATGATGGTGGGCGACGAGTCCTACGCGGGCGCCAAGAGCTGGGAGCGCTTCTACGGCGAAATTGCCGATCTCACCGGCATGCCGCACGTGCTGCCGACCCACCAGGGGCGCGCCGCCGAGCGGATTCTCTATGGCCATCTCGGTGGCAAGGGCAAGCACTTCTTTTCCAATAGCCACTTCGATACGACGCGCGCCAATATCGAGCACACCGGGGCGATCGCCATCGATCTGCCGTGCGCCGAGGCCAAAGATCTCGACGCCGCGGCGCCGTTTAAGGGCAACCTCGACGTCGCGGCGCTGCGCGCCAGGTTGGCCGAGGTGGGCCCGGGTAACGTCGCGGCGGTGATCTTGACCGTGACCAATAACAGCGGCGGCGGCCAGCCGGTCAGCCTCGGCAATGCTCAGGAGGTGGCCGCGCTGTGCAAGGCCAACGGCGTGTTGTTCGTGCTCGATTGCTGCCGCATCGCCGAAAATGCGTATTTCATCAAGCATCGCGAGCCAGCGTGTGCCGACCTGACCTATCGCGACATCGCGCAGGCCATGTTCGCGCTCGCCGACGTCGCGGTCATGAGCATCAAGAAGGACGGCCTGGTCAACATGGGTGGCTTTCTCGCGCTGCGCGACGACACGCTGGCCACGGCCTGCACCAACCTGCTCATCATGACCGAGGGCTTCACCACCTACGGCGGACTGGCCGGGCGCGACATGGAGGCGATCGCGGTTGGCCTGCGCGAGGTGTTTGAGCCCGATTATCTCCATTACCGCATTGCCAGCACGACCTATGTCGGCGAGAAGCTGCGCGCGATGGGCGTGCCGGTAGTGTATCCCATTGGCGGCCACGCGGTCTATGTCGACGCCGGGCGCATGTATCCGCATATCCCGCCGGCGCAGTTTCCTGGGCAGGCGCTGGTGTGCGCGCTCTACCTTGCGGGCGGCGTGCGCGCGGTCGAGCTCGGCTCGGTGATGTTTGGGAAGCGCGACGCCGCCGGCGGCTTTATCCCGGCGCGGCAGGAGCTAGTGCGCCTGGCGATTCCGCGCCGCGTCTATACGCAGAGTCACATGGACTACGTGGTCGAGGTATTTGAGGCGTTGGCGGGCAGCAAGGCCAGCGCGACCGGCTATCGCCTAACCTACGAGCCGCCGGCCCTGCGCCACTTTACGGCGCACTTCGAAGCCTGTTAGCGCCGCGTCGCCGGGGGCGCATCAACCGGGCTTGCCATCGGCACGGCGCGTGAGCAGCGCCCGCGCGTTGGCGACGAGATAAAGCGCAAAGGCCAGCGCAAACAGCGCGGCGGCGACGGCCCAGGTAGTGCGCCAGTGCCGGGCGGGGACCAGCAGCGCGGCCAGGCGCGCCACCACCGCGAAGTTGATGGCGATGAACGCGGCGATGCCGATCGCGTTAACGTGAAGCGGTCGCCCTGAATGCCCCAGCGTCACGCGCGCCATCATGCCGAGCGTGATCGCGCCCAGGCAGCCGATGGTGAGCGCATGCAGCGCTACCGAGGAGGCCAGCAGCGTCGGCGCGATGATGGCCACGCCGAGCAGCGCGTGCCCAACCGCCAGCCAGACAAAGCCGCCGTGCAGAATGGCCACCAGCGGCACGCGCATCGCGGCGCGCAGGCCCCATGTGCGCATGCGCCAGCCCTGCGCCACCGCCGACGCTAAGCAAATCGTCCCCAGCACCGCACGGGCCGGCGTGCCTTGCAGCCATGCCGCGTGTGGCAGCGCCGCCAAGAGCAGCGCCGTCGCCGCGACCGCGATCGCAAGGCCGGTCGCCCAGCGATCTGCCAGCGGGTTACCCGCGATGGTCGCGACGCCCGTGGCATTGCGCGTAAACATCGGCACGACGCGCCCGCCCATGACGACGATGAGCAGGATCACCACGTGCAACGCCGCGAGCAGCGCCGGCCGCGCGGCACCAGGCAGCGCGCCGACCGCCTGCGCGTGTACCAACAGCGCCGCGAGCACCCACACCGTGAGCATGGCGAAGATGCCGTAGTTGCGGTGGCTGCGCGCGCGCACGAGTACGTGGCCGACGGCCGCCAGCAGCGCGAGCTGAAAGCCCACGACGAGCGCCGCCGCAAGCCACGCCGAACCGCCAAGCGCGCCCGCCATCGCCAAACGGCCCGCAACCCATAGCAGCGCCAGCGCGAGCAGGGGATAGCCGTGCAGCGTGTTAAGGCCGGTCCAGTTGCGCGCCGCAGTTAGTAGAAAGCCAGCGATCACCGCCATGGCAAAGCCAAACAGCATTTCGTGCGCGTGCCAGTCGTAGGGCGTCAGCCCGCCGCCGCCAGGATGGCGGCCGGTCCACAGCGCGTAGAGCCACAGCGCGATCAGGGCGATGGCGCCGAGCGCGGCCAGCAAAAAAAATGGGCGAAACCCCATCGCAATCCAAGCCGGCGACGCGGGCAAGGTCTCGCCAGGGGCGCCCGCCAAGCGCAGGCCGGCCGCGCCTGGCTTGGGCGCGCTAGCGGTGACAGGACTCGGAGCAGGTGAGGCGTGAGTTGACATAAGCGCTCGTGCGTAGTCATGTAGCACCATGCCGCGAGCTTCGGCACGGAACCGCGCGCCCTAGCTCGCTTCGCCATGTGGCGTCTTGTCGCTGCGCGGCTGCGTGCGATTACCCGCCGCGGTAGTTGTCGACCGCGACATAGCGACGCGCAAAGGCGCGAAAAGCCAACGCCGTGAGCAGGGCAAAGCCGGCGAAAAGAACATGAGAAAGGCGGTCGGCGATAGCCCCGTGCCGGCAACTTGGCTCAGCACCGCGGGTTGTTTGATGGTCGTATCGGCGAGCAATACCCACAGATTGCCGATCGTCACCGCGAGGTTCCAAAAGCTCATGATCGCGCCCTTCATCGACGGCGGTGCTTGGCTGTATGCGAACTCGAGGCCCGTCGCCGACACCAACACCTCGCCGAGCGTGAGCAGCGCGTATGGCAACAACTGCCACACGATCGAAAGCTGCGCGCCACCGTCGATGGCGACCTGCATGACGCCGATCGCGATCCACGACAGGCCCGCGAACATTACGCCGAGGGTCATCTTGCGCAGCGGCGTCAGCTCTACCCCGCGGCGCGCAAAAAACGGATACGCGATAAGATTGTTGAACGGTAGCAGCAACATGACCAGCGCCGGGTTGAGCGCCTGCATCTGCGCCGGCGAAAACCACGAGGGCTTGCTCATCTGCCCGGCCTGAAATACCCAGGTGGACGCCTTCTGGTCAAACAACGACCAAAACGGCGTCACGAGCGCAAAGATCACCAGCACGCGCAAGACGCCGCGCACGGCGACCAGCGCCTCATCGCCATGGCGCGCCCGCGCCGCCGGCAAGGCGAGCCAGGCCCCGCCGCCGACGCCCGCGATCGCAAACACGAGCGCCAGGCACAGCGCCGAGACAATGCCGACATAGCCAAAGCAGGCGAGGCTTGCCACGGCGGCCAAGAGGCCAAGCGCGGCGATGCCTCGGCCGAGCTGGCCAATGCCGGCCGCGCCGCGCACGTCCGGCGCCGCTAGCAGCGCCGATCGCACTACGCGCAGAAACGAATTGGGGTCGGCCGGCGCCGGCGCGACATTCACATAGCGATGCCGCCCCAGCCAAAACACAAAGGTAGCGATGAACATCAGGATGCCCGGCACGCCAAACGCCACCGCCGCGCCGTAGCGTCGCAGCAGGATGGGCATAAACAGCGAGGCGAAAAATGAGCCGAAATTGATGATCCAATAAAACGCATCAAACACCACTTGGGCGCGATGCTTGTTGGTTTGGTCAAACTGGTCGCCCATGAACGAGGCAACCAGCGGCTTAATGCCGCCCGAGCCCAGCGCGATCAGCGCGAGGCCGGTGTAGAAGCCGGTGCGGTTGTCCTCGAACGCCGCCAACATGCCATGGCCGGCGCAATACAGCAGGCTCAGCCATAAGATGGTGTGGTACTTGCCAAAGAAGCGATCGGCGAGCCAGCCGCCAAGCAGCGGAAAGAAATACACGCCGATGACGAAGGTGTGAAAGACGTCTTTGGAGGCGCCTTGGCGCTCGGCCTCGGGCAGGTAGAGCAGCATTGACGTCGCGAGAAACGTCGTGAGGATGTTGCGCATCCCGTAGAACGAAAAGCGCTCGCAGCCCTCGTTGGCGATGATGTACGGGATCTGCCGCGGCAGCGGCACCTGCGGCGCGTTAGGCGACATCGGGCTTCTTGCGGCGCACCAGCGACGAGGCCGGCACTAGGCTCTGCGCCACCAGCTCGGCGATGTCGAGCACCTGGATTTGTTCGTCGACATTTTGGTCCTTCATGCCGTCGGTCAGCATGATGCTGCAAAACGGGCAGGCGACCGCCACTGCGCCGACGTCGGCGGCGATGATTTCTTTGGTGCGGTTGACGTTGACGCGCTCGCCGTGCTCTTCCATGAACATGCGGCCGCCGCCGGCGCCGCAGCAAAAGCCGTGCTTCTTGTTGCGCGTGAGTTCCTTGTAGCCGCCAGGCGGCTTGACCGCGGCGATGATGTCTCGCGGTGCATCGAACTCACCGTTCCACCGCCCGAGATAACAGCTGTCGTGATAGGTCAAGGTTTCAACTGGTGAGGAGACCGGCACGATTTTTTTGTCGGCAAGCAGCGTCGCAATGAGCTGCGTGTGGTGCACCACCTCGTAGTCGCCGCCAAACTGCGGGTAGTCGTGGCGCAGGGTATGCAAACAGTGCGGGCACGACGTAATAACCTTCTTGACGCCGGTCGCGTTGAGTACCTCGACATTTTGCGCCGCGAGCATCTGAAACAGCATCTCGTTGCCGGCACGCCGCGCCGGATCGCCGGTGCAGCCCTCTTTGTGGCCGAGCACCGCATAATTGACGCCGGCCGCATTGAGCACCGCGACCATGGACTTGGTTTGCTTGATGATGCGGGCGTCAAACGCGCCGGCGCAGCCCACCCATAGGATGTAGTCTGGGTTGGGATTGTCTTCGATCGTCTTGACGTCGAGGTCTTTGGCCCAGTCCATGCGCTGGTCCGAGGCAATGCCCCACGGGTTGCTTTGGCGCTCGAGATTATTAAACGTGCGCACCAGCTCGCCCGGCGACTTGTCTTGTTCCATCACCAGGCTCTGCCGCATTTGGATGATTTTCATCGGGTGTTCGATGAAGACCGGGCACACTTCTTGGCAGGCGCCGCAGGTGGTGCACGCCCACAGCGTGTCCTCGGCAATCTTGCCGCCGGTAATTTGCGGCAGGTCGGCGAGCTCTTTCTCGGTAGCGGCGAGCTGCGCCTTGGTGGCCACGAGCTCGGGGTGTGGGTGCGCGTCGTCAAAGCCATGGCTTTGCGCATAGTCGGCGAGCGACGCGACGTCGCCCTTAAGGGCCGCAATCTTGTCTTTGAAGGCTAGGCGGTCGATCATGTCGTAGCGGATGTCGTGCACCAGCTGCATCGGCGAGAGGTTCTTGCCGGTGCCATAGGCAGGGCAATAGTTTGAACAGCGCGCGCACTCAGTGCAGGCGTAGGTGTCCATCAGCGACTTCCAGCTAAATTGCTCGACCTTGCCAACGCCCCATTGCGTTTCGTCTTCGAGGTTGAGCTTGGGCAGGTCGAGCTTGCGGGCCGAGAGGTTGCGCGCAAAAATGTTGGGCAGCGCACCGAGCAGGTGGATGTGCTTGGAGTAGGGCAGGTAGTTGAGAAACGTCAGCAGAATCAGCACGTGCACCCAGTAGGCGAGCATCGCGCCGCGATGCGCGGTCTCGGCCGAGATTGGCAGCATCCAGCCCGCCACGACGTTAGAGAGCTTTAGCGCCTCGCTATAGGCACCGCCCGCGGCGACCTCGCCGGCGATGTGATAGCCGTGCGACAAGAAGTGGGTGATCATCAGCGAGCCGATGGCGCCCAAGATGAGCCCGGCGTCGAGGTTCCACGGGATCAGGTGCGGCTTGACCACCAGGCGTCGAAACACCGACCAGGTGACGGTCAGCAGCACGAGCAAGTTAAAGAGGTCGATCGAGAAAAATAGCGGCACGTAGAGAAAGCCAGGCATCCAGTTTTTCATGGCGAGCGCCGGCCACACGCCGCTTAGGAAGATGTCGGTGGTGGCGGCGCCGATGACCAAAAAGCCCCAGAAAATAAAGACGTGGTGCTTGCTGGTGCGGTGCAGCGGGCCTTCTTCGATGACCTTTTTTTGACCAAAAAAATAGATGAGCACCGAGGCCAGGCGCGCTGGAATTTGGTCAAACCGCGGCCGGGGGTCGGCGACGCCTTGGCGCGCCGCGCGGCCGAAGATAATCACCGTGCGCACGAAGAACGCGAACGACGACGCCAGCAATAGGGCAAAGATAACCTGCTGCATTATCGCGTTGTTAGCACGGTCCGCGGCGCCCTGCCTATGCGCTGCGCGGCCTTGCGCGCATTTTGAGGCGCCTTCGCGCCCGATTGTCGCAGCCCCGCCAGTACCCCCGAGTTAAGCCAATTAGTTTCCCTCTTAAGCCCGCCCTCTGGTTGATTGCGCCGCCCGCGCAGCGAAGACGCACGGCGGGTCCACGGAGAACCATATGAAGAGAACCATGTTTGTGATCGCAATGCTGGCCATCAGCGCAACGTCAGCCTCGGCCGCGACCTACTACACGCAGCCAGGCGATAATAACCTGCGGTGGCTGGTGAGCGCGGCCAATGCCAACCCGGGCGACGATGTCATCGTGATGAAGGCAGGCACGTACGTCCTCAGCGCTTGCCCAGTCGCGACCACGGATGAGGATTTTTTCGACCTTAACCTCAACGGCGATCTCGACGTCATCGATCCGTCGGGCGGCAGCCTTACGTTCCAAGCGGTAGGATGGCCCAATTCTGGGTACGTCTTGCTGACCACGACGTGCGAAAATCAGCGACTCATCGACAACCATGGGCCAGGTGTCGTCAACGTGGTGGGGCTGACGCTCACCGGCGGGCACGCCAGCTACGGTGGCGCCATACGTTCGCAGGTTGCACCGCTGTCGTTGGAGTCCGTCACCTTTAGAGGCAATAACGCGACGTATGGTGGCGCCGTCTGGGTCTCGAAGTACGAGTTTATCGTGCGAAATAGCTGGTTTGAGGGCAATCATGCCACGGACGCAGGTGGGGCGATCAGTATGATTGGGACCACCAGCACGATTTCAAACACTTCGTTTTTCCAAAACTCTTCCGACGAAAATGGGGGGGCGATTCACACGTCAGCAAGTGCCAGCCTGCTGATGACCGATAGCGTGATCGAAGGGAACTCCGCGAAGGAAGGCGGTGGGCTCTACGGTGTAAATTTGAATGCAACCGTGGCCAATTCAAAATTTCGCCTCAACTACGCATTTTCAGATGTGCAGGGATATAACGGCAATGGCGGTGGGGCGTTTTTGTACTGTACGACCGTCGGCCCGTTTTGGATTCCTCGTGCCATCGACCTCGACCCAACGCCGACGTATTTGCCCGATTGCGCCACGTCATTCGTTGATACCGATTTCGAGGTAAACGTCGTTGACGGCACGAGCTCTGCAAGTGGTGGCGCCATTTGGGCGTGGCAAAATGTCGTAAATTTTGACGGCTGCAAGTTTATCGGCAACTATGCGCAGGGGAGCGGTGGCGCGCTCAAGCTGCGTCAGTCGCATAGCAAGATGGTCGATAACCTCTTTTACGTAAACGCCGCGGATGTCAGCGCGGGGGCGCTCGATGCTGTTGAGTTTTCCTATATCATTAGCCGAGACAATCGGTTTTTGCAGAACTCTGCTGAGAGCCTTGCGGGCGCGGTTTTTGTCCGGCAAAACACGATTGGAATTTTCAATGGCGACCGGTTTGAGGGCAACGTCGCCGTCTATAACGGCGCTTTGTCCACGCAATCGGACTCTCGGGTAACGATTAGGTACGCCACCTTCTTTGCAAATGTGGCTCGCAGTAGCTGCGGCGCGATCGGTGACATTAATGCCGAATACGTACAGGTTCATTGGTCGACGTTTGAACAGAACTCAGTGGAGCTGGCTGATGGCGCATTAAGCGGTAACGGGGGCGCCGTGTGCGGGCAGAATCTTTTGATGTATGATTCTCATGTTTTTAATAATTCGGCGAATCTCGGCGGGGGCATTTCTGGTTCGATATTTGGCACGGC containing:
- a CDS encoding NnrS family protein yields the protein MSTHASPAPSPVTASAPKPGAAGLRLAGAPGETLPASPAWIAMGFRPFFLLAALGAIALIALWLYALWTGRHPGGGGLTPYDWHAHEMLFGFAMAVIAGFLLTAARNWTGLNTLHGYPLLALALLWVAGRLAMAGALGGSAWLAAALVVGFQLALLAAVGHVLVRARSHRNYGIFAMLTVWVLAALLVHAQAVGALPGAARPALLAALHVVILLIVVMGGRVVPMFTRNATGVATIAGNPLADRWATGLAIAVAATALLLAALPHAAWLQGTPARAVLGTICLASAVAQGWRMRTWGLRAAMRVPLVAILHGGFVWLAVGHALLGVAIIAPTLLASSVALHALTIGCLGAITLGMMARVTLGHSGRPLHVNAIGIAAFIAINFAVVARLAALLVPARHWRTTWAVAAALFALAFALYLVANARALLTRRADGKPG
- a CDS encoding tryptophanase encodes the protein MTFKTIIEPFRIKSVEPIRLTTPAERATCLRAAHNNPFLLPSDKVLIDLLTDSGTSAMSSQQWAAMMVGDESYAGAKSWERFYGEIADLTGMPHVLPTHQGRAAERILYGHLGGKGKHFFSNSHFDTTRANIEHTGAIAIDLPCAEAKDLDAAAPFKGNLDVAALRARLAEVGPGNVAAVILTVTNNSGGGQPVSLGNAQEVAALCKANGVLFVLDCCRIAENAYFIKHREPACADLTYRDIAQAMFALADVAVMSIKKDGLVNMGGFLALRDDTLATACTNLLIMTEGFTTYGGLAGRDMEAIAVGLREVFEPDYLHYRIASTTYVGEKLRAMGVPVVYPIGGHAVYVDAGRMYPHIPPAQFPGQALVCALYLAGGVRAVELGSVMFGKRDAAGGFIPARQELVRLAIPRRVYTQSHMDYVVEVFEALAGSKASATGYRLTYEPPALRHFTAHFEAC
- a CDS encoding (Fe-S)-binding protein, with translation MQQVIFALLLASSFAFFVRTVIIFGRAARQGVADPRPRFDQIPARLASVLIYFFGQKKVIEEGPLHRTSKHHVFIFWGFLVIGAATTDIFLSGVWPALAMKNWMPGFLYVPLFFSIDLFNLLVLLTVTWSVFRRLVVKPHLIPWNLDAGLILGAIGSLMITHFLSHGYHIAGEVAAGGAYSEALKLSNVVAGWMLPISAETAHRGAMLAYWVHVLILLTFLNYLPYSKHIHLLGALPNIFARNLSARKLDLPKLNLEDETQWGVGKVEQFSWKSLMDTYACTECARCSNYCPAYGTGKNLSPMQLVHDIRYDMIDRLAFKDKIAALKGDVASLADYAQSHGFDDAHPHPELVATKAQLAATEKELADLPQITGGKIAEDTLWACTTCGACQEVCPVFIEHPMKIIQMRQSLVMEQDKSPGELVRTFNNLERQSNPWGIASDQRMDWAKDLDVKTIEDNPNPDYILWVGCAGAFDARIIKQTKSMVAVLNAAGVNYAVLGHKEGCTGDPARRAGNEMLFQMLAAQNVEVLNATGVKKVITSCPHCLHTLRHDYPQFGGDYEVVHHTQLIATLLADKKIVPVSSPVETLTYHDSCYLGRWNGEFDAPRDIIAAVKPPGGYKELTRNKKHGFCCGAGGGRMFMEEHGERVNVNRTKEIIAADVGAVAVACPFCSIMLTDGMKDQNVDEQIQVLDIAELVAQSLVPASSLVRRKKPDVA